Part of the Sander lucioperca isolate FBNREF2018 chromosome 1, SLUC_FBN_1.2, whole genome shotgun sequence genome is shown below.
CAGTGCTTTTAAAGACACAGCCGCCCTTGAAAGAATCTGTCTCGATGCATTAAAAAGAGTGAAAGAAATAATAAGATGCCAGCTGTTACACGTCGCTCATAATGTTAATgcacataaaataaaatctgattATGAAAATAGAAGTACTGTCTGTGTTCTAGTTATGTCAACGATTGATGAAACAAACTATTTTTGTGACTCgaatcagaaaaaaaattatattgtgCAGCGTGGTACTGAAAGCAGTTCAGACCTGTTATTAGCAAGCCTATTCGGTGTGTCGCTGTCCAACTTTGTGGTGCTGAAACAAAATGCCATTCATACGACTATAAAAGGAGCATTCACACATTCTAAAAGGCAGTACCATGCAGAGCTAACCAGAAAATCTGGACGTTGACACAATGTAAGCCTTTGAAGCAGAAACAAATATTAGTCAGGTTGAGAAGTTAAATGCTCTTTGCAAACAGAAAGTACGCGAGCAACAGAAGCCTAGCATGTAATGGTTTTGATGTGTTGACGGAGATTACTGGGTTGAAGTAAGTACGTAGTGATGAACATCTCAGTACCCTGTTTGCTTTTTTAAACTGACAATACCAACTGAACGAAATTATAATATAACAGTATAGGATATAATATTATACGTGTAATCTATGTATAGGGAATTTCACCAGAACGCCAAATGTGTTTACCTTAAGAACGAAGCAACAAAAGGAAGAACAAATGCATGTGACTGATTACTTGTACCATACGTTaaagcaaaaatgaaaacaccatGTTATCAGAGGGCGTTTAAGTATTTgtagtttaaaaatgtatacaacGATGTAAATGTACACAGTATGTCTACTATTGTTTTCTGCTCACCTGCTGGCTCTCAAAGGTCCAGGTGCTGTCGGGTAAAGACGCATCCAGAACACTGATCACCTCCTTAAAGTCATTGGTGCTGCTGGGCTTAATCAAAGTGAAATCACTGTACTCTGACATCGGAGACATACAGGACCTAAAGGACTGACTCTGAGACATCATGTCTCCTCCCAGGACCTCCACGTACTTTATAGGTCCATCAGTGTTGAGCTGAATCTGCAGGTTTCTGTTGGGGTTCTTGTAATCATCACAGTCGCGCCGTCTCATGCAGCAACTACCGCTGCTTCTGCTGTTCCTCATGCATTTAACCGCTAAGATGAGAAAAGTCACCAGAGACAGCACGGACACCGAGGCCAGAGAGAGAATCAAATAAAGGGTGATTCTCCCAGTTTTCTTGCTGGGCTCGGCCACTTTCTGTCGGAGGTCTAAGATGGGCTCATGGAGGCCGTCCTCCAGCAGGATGGACACCGTGACGGTGGCGGACTGGACCGGTTCCCCGTCGTCCTGAATCTCTATAAGCAGCCTCTGAGAGGAGTCGTCCTGCTCGGACACAACGCGTTTAGTCCTCACCTCTCCTGTGTACAGATTGACAGTGAAGAGAGAGGCGTCTGTGGCCTCCGCCAGTTTGTAGGAGATCCAGGCGTTATGGCCCGAGTCAGCGTCCACGGCCGTCACCTTAGTAACCAGGTGGCCTGCTTTAGCGGAGCGGGGCATCCTCTGATGAGAGAGGGAGCCCAGGGCAGCGGAGGAGGGGTAAATAACAGCGGGGACATTGTCGTTCTGGTCCAGGATAAAAACATGGACAGTGGCGTTGCTGCTGAGAGACGGAGAGCCCTGATCCTTTGCCTGAACCTGGATCTGAAACACCTTCAGCTTCTCATAGTCAAACGAGTGCATGCTGTAGATGCTGCCGTTATCTGAGTTAATGTAAACATAAGATGAGACAGAAACGTCCTGCACTTTAGAGTCCAGTATAGAGTAAGAGATTTTGGCGTTTTCACCAAAATCCAGGTCAGATGCTGATACTGAGTACAGTATAGAGCCTGGTACCCCATTCTCTTTTAAATACACATTATAGGAGGGTTGAGTGAATATGGGAGGGTTGTCGTTTACATCAGTGATGCTGACAGGTATAATCTTCTTACTGGACAGAGGAGGAGAGCCGGAATCACTGGCTGTTATCTCAATATCATATTCAGAGAAACTCTCTCGGTCTAATAAACCATTTGTAACCAGTGCATAATTATTAGAAAATGATGGTTTTAAAATGAAGGCAGCACCCTTTGCCAGTCTTAACGTCACTTTACCGTTATTACCAGAGTCAAGGTCTCGTGCACTGATTAAGGCTACAACTGTGCCTCTTGGTGCATCCTCACGTACTGGGTTTGGGTTTGAAGTAAGAACTATTTCTGGGGCATTATCATTAATGTCTAGTACTATTACTTGCACACGACAGTGGCCCTCCATCTCAGGAACTCCTTTATCTTTTGCAGTAATATCTATTTCATGCATTGCACTGATTTCGTAATCTAACTGCCCTACCAAGGAGATTTTACCAGTACCTGAATCCAACTGAAAAATAGATAACAGCGATTGGGGAGTATGCTCAGCAAATGTGTATTCAATCTCTCCATTAACACCCTCGTCTGCGTCTGTTGCCTCAACTTTTACAAGCTCAGAACCAGCGACATTATTTTCATGTACAGTTACATTATACAACGGCTTTTTGAATACAGGAACATTGTCGTTGTTGTCGAGTACATTAACTAGGATTTTTGTGGTTCCAGTTTTGACAGGGTTGCCTCCGTCTAAAGCTGTCAGTAATAACTGAtggacactttgtttctctctgtcaagCGATTTCTCTAGTACTAGTTCTGGAACTTTTCGATTACCAGGCAACTCTTTAAtcttcaaactaaaacactcatctttacttaaagtataagaTTTTACCGAATTACTACCAACGTCCAGATCCTGTGCTGTTTCTAAAGGAAAGCGTATGCCTGTGGCAGTAGATTCTGCTATCTTTAAAGATCGCTCTTCTGTTAAAAAAATAGGAGAATTGTCGTTTATATCTCTTATTTCTACTTCTATCCGGTGTAGTTGTAGCGGATTCTCTGTTACAACCTGTAAAGGCAACACACA
Proteins encoded:
- the LOC116052450 gene encoding protocadherin gamma-C5-like encodes the protein MTKRIGYRDWRWQALWWHHFFLLWSTIDGQTRYSIPEELKQGSVVGNLAKDLGLGLSEIFDRKLRVASEAGEQYFGVDAGKGELVVNDRIDREALCGQSASCVLPLQVVTENPLQLHRIEVEIRDINDNSPIFLTEERSLKIAESTATGIRFPLETAQDLDVGSNSVKSYTLSKDECFSLKIKELPGNRKVPELVLEKSLDREKQSVHQLLLTALDGGNPVKTGTTKILVNVLDNNDNVPVFKKPLYNVTVHENNVAGSELVKVEATDADEGVNGEIEYTFAEHTPQSLLSIFQLDSGTGKISLVGQLDYEISAMHEIDITAKDKGVPEMEGHCRVQVIVLDINDNAPEIVLTSNPNPVREDAPRGTVVALISARDLDSGNNGKVTLRLAKGAAFILKPSFSNNYALVTNGLLDRESFSEYDIEITASDSGSPPLSSKKIIPVSITDVNDNPPIFTQPSYNVYLKENGVPGSILYSVSASDLDFGENAKISYSILDSKVQDVSVSSYVYINSDNGSIYSMHSFDYEKLKVFQIQVQAKDQGSPSLSSNATVHVFILDQNDNVPAVIYPSSAALGSLSHQRMPRSAKAGHLVTKVTAVDADSGHNAWISYKLAEATDASLFTVNLYTGEVRTKRVVSEQDDSSQRLLIEIQDDGEPVQSATVTVSILLEDGLHEPILDLRQKVAEPSKKTGRITLYLILSLASVSVLSLVTFLILAVKCMRNSRSSGSCCMRRRDCDDYKNPNRNLQIQLNTDGPIKYVEVLGGDMMSQSQSFRSCMSPMSEYSDFTLIKPSSTNDFKEVISVLDASLPDSTWTFESQQVSRKQ